One part of the Planctomycetia bacterium genome encodes these proteins:
- a CDS encoding response regulator transcription factor, translating into MAIRMLVADDHEVIRSGMASMLEGTDIEIVGEAGSGEETVTKARELKPDVISLDIRMENGDGLTALEQIREAMPDSKVMILSTFDNPTYVARAHALGAKEYVLKGSSRDQLVEAIRAVAAGKDSPKQGHMSRIAGQMATRNKQPDSEIPLTQRETQVLRHLALGLSNKEIAQSLEISIETVKEHVQHLLRKMGVNDRTQAAVWAVRKGLV; encoded by the coding sequence ATGGCAATCCGAATGTTGGTGGCCGACGATCACGAAGTTATCCGTTCGGGCATGGCAAGCATGCTGGAAGGGACCGATATCGAGATCGTGGGTGAAGCAGGAAGCGGCGAAGAAACGGTCACGAAGGCCCGAGAATTGAAGCCGGATGTCATTTCGCTCGACATTCGCATGGAAAACGGCGACGGCCTCACCGCCCTCGAACAGATCCGTGAAGCGATGCCGGACTCGAAGGTGATGATCCTCTCGACGTTCGACAACCCGACCTACGTCGCTCGCGCGCATGCATTGGGCGCGAAAGAGTATGTGCTCAAGGGCTCCTCGCGCGACCAACTGGTCGAGGCGATCCGCGCCGTCGCGGCCGGAAAAGATTCGCCGAAGCAAGGGCACATGTCGCGCATCGCCGGACAAATGGCGACGCGCAACAAGCAGCCCGACAGCGAGATTCCGCTTACGCAACGCGAGACGCAAGTTCTGCGTCACTTGGCGCTCGGCTTGAGCAACAAGGAAATCGCGCAATCGCTGGAGATCAGCATTGAGACCGTGAAGGAACACGTGCAGCACTTGCTGCGCAAGATGGGGGTCAACGATCGGACCCAAGCGGCCGTCTGGGCCGTTCGCAAAGGCTTGGTCTAA
- the bshB1 gene encoding bacillithiol biosynthesis deacetylase BshB1, translated as MLDALVIAPHPDDAELGMAGTILKFKAEGRSIGILDLTDGEPTPHGSPEIRARETAAATAILGVDWRGNLGLPNRKLEATLEARGKLAGVIRELKPRWLFAPYWVDAHPDHVAALDLIEAARFWAKLSKTDLPGTPHHPERIFHYNCVHLRVVEKPAFVVDISEFWEQKLAAIRCFESQFITGRSTEPPTMIDRLRDQAAYWGWSINVKYGEPFTCRETVGLTSFRDVI; from the coding sequence GTGCTCGACGCTCTCGTCATCGCCCCTCATCCGGACGACGCCGAACTCGGCATGGCCGGCACCATTTTGAAGTTCAAAGCCGAAGGCCGGAGCATCGGCATTCTCGACCTGACCGACGGCGAACCGACCCCTCACGGCAGCCCGGAAATCCGAGCACGCGAAACGGCGGCCGCGACCGCGATCTTAGGGGTCGATTGGCGCGGCAACCTCGGGCTGCCGAATCGGAAGCTCGAAGCCACGCTGGAAGCGCGCGGAAAACTTGCCGGCGTGATCCGCGAACTCAAGCCCCGTTGGCTCTTCGCCCCGTATTGGGTCGATGCCCATCCGGATCATGTTGCTGCGCTCGACTTAATCGAAGCGGCCCGATTTTGGGCGAAGCTCTCGAAGACCGATTTGCCCGGTACGCCGCATCATCCGGAGCGGATCTTCCATTACAACTGCGTCCATCTGCGCGTCGTCGAGAAGCCGGCGTTCGTCGTCGATATCTCGGAGTTTTGGGAGCAAAAGCTCGCCGCGATTCGTTGCTTCGAGAGCCAGTTCATCACCGGTCGCTCGACCGAGCCGCCGACGATGATCGACCGCTTGCGCGACCAAGCCGCGTATTGGGGTTGGTCGATCAACGTGAAATACGGCGAGCCGTTTACTTGCCGCGAGACGGTCGGCCTGACGAGCTTTCGCGACGTCATCTAG
- the xerC gene encoding tyrosine recombinase XerC, with product MQKQVDRFLTYLQVERNASDHTVKSYREDLRALELDLAENGGCPDPGDMTTLHLRGYVSRLHEAGLAKTTIARRLASLRSFFRFGRRDGWAESNPAKPLRNPRKSRTLPHFLSSDELDRLLNAPKGKDWQSKRDRAMLETLYSAGLRVSELVGLNDGDIDLPAGLIRVRGKGKKERFAPLGSFAAEAVGIYLQSRLAKWPDKKGREAETFLNRFGGRITVRSAARMLEKYLKIADLDRRTSPHTLRHSFATHLLDRGADIRSVQELLGHKSLITTQIYTHVSTANLKAAYERAHPRAR from the coding sequence ATGCAAAAGCAGGTCGACCGCTTTCTCACCTACTTGCAAGTCGAGCGCAACGCTTCCGACCATACGGTGAAGAGCTATCGCGAAGACCTTCGCGCGCTCGAGCTCGATCTTGCCGAGAACGGCGGTTGCCCCGACCCCGGCGACATGACGACCTTGCATTTGCGGGGCTATGTCTCCCGCTTGCACGAAGCGGGGCTCGCCAAGACGACGATCGCCAGGCGCTTAGCTTCGCTCCGGAGTTTCTTTCGCTTCGGGCGGCGCGATGGCTGGGCCGAGTCGAACCCGGCGAAGCCGCTGCGCAATCCGCGGAAGAGCCGGACGCTGCCGCACTTCTTGTCGTCCGACGAGCTCGATCGGTTGCTAAACGCTCCGAAAGGGAAAGATTGGCAATCGAAGCGCGACCGCGCGATGCTCGAGACTCTCTACTCCGCGGGCTTGCGCGTCAGCGAACTTGTCGGCCTGAACGACGGCGACATCGATCTGCCGGCTGGGCTGATTCGCGTGCGCGGTAAAGGGAAAAAGGAACGCTTCGCTCCACTCGGTTCGTTCGCGGCGGAAGCGGTCGGCATTTATCTACAGTCGCGGCTCGCGAAGTGGCCGGATAAGAAGGGGCGAGAAGCCGAAACGTTTCTGAATCGTTTCGGCGGACGGATTACGGTACGCAGCGCCGCGCGGATGTTGGAGAAGTATCTCAAGATTGCGGATCTCGATCGGCGCACTTCTCCCCACACGTTGCGGCATAGCTTCGCCACGCATCTGCTCGATCGGGGCGCCGATATCCGGAGCGTTCAAGAACTGCTCGGCCACAAGAGCCTGATCACGACGCAGATCTACACCCATGTGAGCACTGCGAATCTCAAGGCGGCTTACGAGCGGGCTCATCCTCGGGCCCGTTAA